In the Helicobacter colisuis genome, TTGCACTTTAAGATATGTAGCATCTGGGCATCTTGGGTATTTTGCCAAAAAAATATCAATAAACTTATTTGCCACACCATAATTTGCATAAAAAAACTCTAATTGAGCAATGTAAAAAGCCGCTAGATAACTCTTGCTTTGCAAAAATATCTTCAAGAAAAAATTTATTGCTTGATGATATTTTTTAAATTGCATAAAATATCCTATGCAATAGTATATAGGCTTAATACATGAAAATATCCCTTTGCTTTCAATATAAGTCTTTCTAAGACTTCTAGTAATATTCAAACCCGTATCCTCTCAATAATTTCCGTCGTAGAAATACTTGGGGTTCTTGGCAAATATACAACTTCAACAATATCGCTAAATTCATCAAATTTTCCTTCCCAATCATTTCCCATAACCAGTATATCAGCTTCATATTTAAGCAAATACTCTCTTTTTAATTCTAAGGATTCCTCTAAAAAAGTTTGTGTTACAAATCTAATAGAATCCACAATTGCCCTGCGTTCAAACTCTGTATAAAGAGGATACCTTCCTTTTTTAGAAAAATTCAAAGCATCTGATGAAACTCCAACATAAAGCTCATCTCCCAGCCCCATAGCTCTCTCCAAAATTTTCAAATGCCCATAATGAAATAAATCAAAAGTCCCAAAAGTTATTACTCGCTTCATTTAAAAAGCCCTAAATTTCAATATTAACAATATAATAGTAACCAGTAAAACATTAATAATAAATAAATAAATAAATAACTCCCACATTAACCAAAAAAATTTATCTATTTTATTATACAATTCTAAAATACAAAAAATATTAGGGATAATCTTGCTATTTTCAACCTCAAAAAAGCTCATTCAAAATGCTAAAAACTTTTACCCAAATTTATCGCACTGCAATTTAGCTCAAAAACATAAACCAAAAACAACTTTTCTGGGCTGGGGGTGCAAAAAATCCGGTAAAAATGCTCTTTTTCTTTCTAAAAAATTTGGCGGTAGCTACCTCTTGCTTGAAGATGGATTTATCCGCTCTTTTGGCTTGGGCATAGAGGGTTCTCCAAGCTTCTCAATCGTGCAAGATAATCTTGGAATCTATTATGATTCTACTACCAAAAGCCAACTAGAAAATATCCTAAACACCTATGATTTTAATACCAATCCTACCCTGCTAAAAACTGCTAAAGAAGCCATTCATCTCATCACCACA is a window encoding:
- a CDS encoding adenylyltransferase/cytidyltransferase family protein, translating into MKRVITFGTFDLFHYGHLKILERAMGLGDELYVGVSSDALNFSKKGRYPLYTEFERRAIVDSIRFVTQTFLEESLELKREYLLKYEADILVMGNDWEGKFDEFSDIVEVVYLPRTPSISTTEIIERIRV